The window TGCGCGGTGATTTCTTTCTCCCAAATCTTTCCTTTGACCGAGTCAATAATATCCTGCGGTATGCCGGTAACCAACATCTTGCCATGGCCAATAACCGCCATTTGGTGGCAAAGGCTGGTGACATCTTCCACAATGTGGGTGGAAAGAATTACAATCGCGTCTTCTCCCAGCTCACTTAAAATACTATAAAAACGTTTCCGTTCTGCGGGATCCAGTCCGGCAGTCGGTTCATCCACTATAATAAGCTCCGGATTTCCGATTAAAGCCTGGGCAATACCAAAACGCTGTTTCATTCCTCCGGAAAAAGTCCCCAATTTACTGTCCCTCTCAGCATACAAATTGACTTTTTGCAGCAAGGAGTTGACCAGTCCTTTGCGCTCATTTTTTTTTGACATACCCTTAATATCCGCCAGATAATCAAGCATTTCAAAAGCTGTAACTGAATCATACAACCCGAATTCCTGGGGAAGATACCCGAGTTTTTTGCGTGTTTCCATGGACTGTTTAAATACATTTATGGTATCAAAATATATTTCACCGGAATCAGCGTCTTGCAGCGTGGCAATCGTACGCATCAAGGTAGATTTACCCGAGCCGTTCTGGCCTAACAAGCCGAACATGCCTTTGCCGATGGTTAGACTGACACCCTTAAGCGCTTGCACCCCATTGGGGTAGGTTTTTGAAAGATTATTTATTTTTAATTGCATCATTTATCTCCTGGTTATTAAAATACCCTTCTCTGAAAAGACCGGGCCATAATTCATTTTTGTCATCCCCGAATAATGTTATCGGGGATACAGTGACTTTTAACTCTTAAAATTGAAACCTCTGGATTCCGGCTAAAATCATGCCGGAATGACGGCAAGGCTGTTTTCTCTCAAAATTTATAGGAAACCTTACCTCCAAATGTTCTTGGCGCTCCCATTAAAACACTATTCATACCCGTCAGATCATAGGCAAATTGAAAATACCTTTTATCTAAAATATTTTTCATCCAGAACATAAACTCAAAATTATTGATACCCAGTCCAATATGAGCATTAAAAAGCGCATAACCCGAATTTTTCATCGAGTTGTCCACACTATAATATTGTTCTCCGGTATATTTAAGTTCACCTCTAATAATGGGTTTGTACGACAGCTTATCCGAATGCATGATTTCTTTCGCATATTGAATACCAATCAGCCCGGTATATAACGGAGTAAAAGCCTGTGATTTACCCTTTAAGTCTTTTTTCTCCATTTGATTGGTCATAAAGTTATAAGTTGTTATCTCAAACTCTCTTAGAGTTGATTTATTGTACCCGCCTGAGGCATCAATAGTCAGACCATCAGCTATTAATGCCTGGGTCTCAAGTTCCACGCCATAAACCACGGATAAAGCGGCATTCTGTATCCCATAGTCCGTCGGGCCGAAATAAACATTCACCTGCTGATCCTTCCACTCTGCATAAAATATATTCGCATTTACTGAAAGCCTTTGGTTAAAAAGCCTTGATTTAATTCCTGCTTCATAGTTCCAGCTATATTCAGGATCATATTTAATTTTTCCCGAAATATGACTATAGGTGTTTATGCCACCGGCTTGATAGCCCCGGGTAACACTGATAAAGGGTTTTGCAATATCGTCAATATTATAGGCTATGGCAAATTTAGGCGACAGAGCCTGATAATCCGCTGATTCATTATATTTTTCCCCTGTAAATACTGTTTCGCCCATATAGCTACTCATAGTTTGGATTTCTGTTTTTTTAGTATCATAGTCACACCTTAGCCCTGCTGTTAATCCCAGCCGGTTAAATAAAGTATAGGTAAGTTCGCCAAAAGCCGAACCGGTTAATGTTGAGAGGGAATAATTATCCATAAACCCATTGCCTTCCATAGTAGCGTAAGGAAAATAGGGACTACATGAATCTTTCCCATATACTGCTCCCAAGTTCTGTTCCCGGTCATCATAGGAAACAAATAATCCCAGCAGCCATTTTAGATTTATATCTGTCATATCAGTTTGAATTCGCAGCTCATCATTTAAGGAAAAATCGTTATTCTCTCCACCGAATAACATAATATCACTCGCAGTATAATCCATTTCCATATCAGCAAATTTGCTGTCAGCTTTATTAATTCCCAGAATATTGACAATATTAATATTTTTTATTGAAAATTCAGACTTGAATGATCCGTTATGGCCAATAGTTTCATGAGTACCTGTTGCATTATGGTATAGCGTATACGGATCTTTATTTGCCATATCCGGCGAGGAATGAAAAGGGTATAACTCCTCTGACTTTTGCCAGTATTCATATTTTATATCAAACTCACTTGAAGAAGACGGCTTGATTTTTACAGCCACATTACCCGCACCTGCTGTAATTCCCCCGGTTTGCCTGCTAAGCGTTTCATTATAAAAATATCCGTCAAAAGACTTGAAATACCCTCCGAGTTTTAAAAATATTTTTTCATTTATCAGCGGGAAGGATATATCTCCATTGGTAATAGTATTATTAAAATTTCCATATTTAGTGCTAATATGTCCGCTAATTTCATTAACCGGAGGTTTTGAAATTATATTGATTACGCCCCCCATATTGTTTTTGCCGTATAAAGTTCCCTGCGGGCCTTTTAATATCTCAATCCTTTCCACGTCGTATAAAATCGGCGGGATTGACATAAACTTGCCCATATATATGCCGTCTAAATAAATCCCGGTGGCCGATCCACAGGCATTCATCGTGTAGAATCCCCGAATCACAGGCGATACCGATCCTGAAAATCCGGCATCTACTATAGTTACATTCGGACTTACTGCTGATAAATCCGCAATATCATCTATATGTAAATCCTCAATACGTCCGGAATCAAGCGAGGTTATCGCGGCCGGCACATCAAAAGCATCTTCTTCTTTTTTCTGGGCGGTTACCACGACAACCGGCAGCACGACAGCGAACAATTTTTCTGAGTTAGCTTCTTTTTCAATTGCCTGCGCCTGCCCGGTTTCCGGTGATGGTATCCGGGTATTTGTTTCTTCGGCACACACATTAAATTGCAGCAGCATAGCTGCCATTACCATTAAGCATGTTTTCTTTTTCTTCATTCTTTTTACCCCCTGTTTAAATTACTTTTTTATTTATTCTGCCAATAAGCACTCCAATATCCTTTTTATGCTTTTAATCCGCTCATACCCGTCTCCTCCTTAAATACATATAGCTTCTATCTCACATTCAACATCCTTCTAATTCAAATAGAATACCAA is drawn from bacterium and contains these coding sequences:
- a CDS encoding TonB-dependent receptor: MKKKKTCLMVMAAMLLQFNVCAEETNTRIPSPETGQAQAIEKEANSEKLFAVVLPVVVVTAQKKEEDAFDVPAAITSLDSGRIEDLHIDDIADLSAVSPNVTIVDAGFSGSVSPVIRGFYTMNACGSATGIYLDGIYMGKFMSIPPILYDVERIEILKGPQGTLYGKNNMGGVINIISKPPVNEISGHISTKYGNFNNTITNGDISFPLINEKIFLKLGGYFKSFDGYFYNETLSRQTGGITAGAGNVAVKIKPSSSSEFDIKYEYWQKSEELYPFHSSPDMANKDPYTLYHNATGTHETIGHNGSFKSEFSIKNINIVNILGINKADSKFADMEMDYTASDIMLFGGENNDFSLNDELRIQTDMTDINLKWLLGLFVSYDDREQNLGAVYGKDSCSPYFPYATMEGNGFMDNYSLSTLTGSAFGELTYTLFNRLGLTAGLRCDYDTKKTEIQTMSSYMGETVFTGEKYNESADYQALSPKFAIAYNIDDIAKPFISVTRGYQAGGINTYSHISGKIKYDPEYSWNYEAGIKSRLFNQRLSVNANIFYAEWKDQQVNVYFGPTDYGIQNAALSVVYGVELETQALIADGLTIDASGGYNKSTLREFEITTYNFMTNQMEKKDLKGKSQAFTPLYTGLIGIQYAKEIMHSDKLSYKPIIRGELKYTGEQYYSVDNSMKNSGYALFNAHIGLGINNFEFMFWMKNILDKRYFQFAYDLTGMNSVLMGAPRTFGGKVSYKF
- a CDS encoding ABC transporter ATP-binding protein, producing MQLKINNLSKTYPNGVQALKGVSLTIGKGMFGLLGQNGSGKSTLMRTIATLQDADSGEIYFDTINVFKQSMETRKKLGYLPQEFGLYDSVTAFEMLDYLADIKGMSKKNERKGLVNSLLQKVNLYAERDSKLGTFSGGMKQRFGIAQALIGNPELIIVDEPTAGLDPAERKRFYSILSELGEDAIVILSTHIVEDVTSLCHQMAVIGHGKMLVTGIPQDIIDSVKGKIWEKEITAHELPDYENKFKVTSSHLKQGKMSIDVYSDEQPDASFRGKEPDLEDAYFTVIHPGTNALAGV